AGCGCACCGGCCGGGGTCGGGCCCGGACGCACGACCGCCCGGGCCGACGTGGGCCCGGGCGGTCGTGGTCACCGGCGTGCGGCCGGCGGGGTGCTCATCAGCCGCGGCGGACCGGGTAGGTCTGCTGCGTCTGCGGGTTGTGCTCGCCCAGCTCCACCTTGCGCGCCTCGGTGAACGCCGTCCCCCGGAGGGAGAAGACGTCGAAGCCCTGCTGGATGTCGTTGGAGTAGACGTAGCCGTCGTGCCAGTACGCGGACCACGAGCCGCCCAGCACGAGCTGGGAGGTCGAGAGCGGGCCGCGGTCGAACCAGGCGATCTCGCGCGGGTTGGCCGAGTCGGTGAAGTCGAAGACCGACACACCGCCCTGGTACCAGGCCTGGACCATGACGTCGCGGCCCGGGACGGGGATGAGCGAGCCGTTGTGCGCGACGCAGTTCTCGGTCGCCGCGTTGTGGCGCGGGATCTTGTAGTAGCTGGCGAACTGCAGCTCGCCGTCGACGACGTCGTAGATGCCGTTGGCGCCGCGCGTCGGGCCGATGGCCGCGGTGCAGGTGGCCGCGCCGCCGCCGCCGAGCTCGTCGGTGAAGATCACCTTCGTGCCGTCGTTGTTGAAGGTGGCCGAGTGCCAGAACGCGAAGTTGACGTCCTGGACGGAGTCGGTGACGACCGGCTTGCGCGGGTCGCTGATGTCCATGAGGACGCCGTCGCCCATGCACGCGCCGGCCGCGAGGTCGAGCTCGGGGAAGACCGTGATGTCGTGGCAGCCGGACGTGGCGCTGCGGTTGGCCGGCGGGGTGCCCGGGAAGACCCCGCCCGGGTAGCCGCCGTCCGGGAAGAGGACCTCCTCCGACAGCAGCGAGGCGTCGGCCGGCGCGTCGAGCGGGATGTCGACCACGGAGATCTGGTCGTGCGGGGGCTGGCACTTCGCCAGCTGCGCGTTCGGCGAGTAGCTGCTCACGTAGACGAGCAGCGAGCCGTTCTCCGGGTCGGGCACGTTGGTGTGCGTGTGCGAGCCGCAGGCGGTCTCGACGGAGGCGACGTACTCGGGGTTCTCCCGGTCGCTGATGTCGAAGACCTTGACGCCCTCCCAGTAGTTGGTGAGGTCCGAGGAGGCCGCCGACGTGCACGTGTCGTCCGTGCGCCGCGAGTCCGTCGACAGCACCAGGATGTCGTCGTACACCGTGACGTCGTTCTGCGGGCCGTTGCAGGTGACCTGGGCCACGAGCTCGGGCTTCTGCGGCTTGTCGAGGTCGTAGACCGAGAAGCCGTTGTAGTTGCCCGCGTAGGCGTAGCCGTCCTCGGTGAAGGCGAGGTCGCTGTTGTAGGCGCCCGCGTCGGCGAAGGCCCCCGACTTGGGCGTGTTGTCGACGAGCCGCATGTTGGCGCTCGACGCGGTCTCCCCCACCCCGGTCGGGGCGGTCCCCGCCGGGACGGAGGGTGCCGGGCGTGCGCTCGCGGTCGCCGTCAGCGCCGAGCCCGCGACGAGCCCCGTCGCCGCGACGGCGGTGAGCAGGACCCCCGCTGCGCGCGCCCCTCGGCGTGCGGGCCGCCGTCCTGCCGTAGGTCGTGTCATCTCGTCCTGCCGTCCTCCCCGACCCGCCAGGGCCGTGCGACCGGTCGCCGCCGGACGTGAGGCGGCGGCGACTCCGTGGGTTTCCTGTGCGTTCCCCAGGAAGTCGCCGAGCATGCCATCGAAACCCGGACACGTGGGAGCATCGGCGACACTTCGTGCACGACCCGTTGCGAGCGCCCGACGTCGCCGTCCCGCCGGCGACCAGGAGGACCCCGATGACCCCGCCCGCCGTCCGCACCGCCCGCCGTCGTCCCGGCCGGAGGGCCGTCGCCGCCCTGGCCCCCCTCGCCGCCCTGGCGCTCGTCGCGTCGGGCTGCACCGCCGACGACGCGGAGCCCACCACGGCGTACGCCCCGCCGTCCGCGTCGGCCACCGTCCCGCTCCTCGTGCCGGGCGGCCCCGGCGACCCGGTGGAGACGGTGGCCCCGGAGGACGTCACCGCGCCCACCGGCCCGGAGCCGTGGACGGACGCCGACGCGGCCTTCTTCCAGCAGATGGTCACCCACCACCGCCAGGCGGTGGAGATGAGCGCCCTCGCCGCGGACCGGGCGGGCGACCCGGACGTGGCCGCCATCGCCGAGCGCATCGGGCTCGGCCAGGAGCCCGAGGTCGACGTCATGGTGGCGTGGCTGGAGGAGCGCGGTCTCGACGTGCCGCCGGAGCAGTCGTGGCTCAGCGGACGCGGCGAGGTCACCGCAGAGGGCTCGGGCCACGACGGCCACGGGGCGCACGGCGGCTCCGCGGACGGCGGGATGCACGGCATGGCGACGGCGGCGGAGGTCCAGCAGCTCGCGGCCGCGGAGGGCGAGGAGTTCGACGCCCTCTACGTCGACCTCATGGTGCGCCACCACACCGGCGCCCTGTCGATGGTCGACGAGCACCAGGTCGGCGGGGTCGACGTGCGCGTGCAGGAGATGGCCGACGACGTCGCCGCCGTCCAGGCCGCCGAGATCCGGCACCTCGAGGACATGCGCCCCCGCTGACGTCCCCCCCGGCCGGTCTCGCGTCGGGGCACCGGACGCACGAAGGCCCCTCCCGCGGTGCGGGAGGGGCCTTCGTCGTCGTGCGGGCGGTCAGTCGGTGCTGGCCGCCTCGATCATCGGCGCGTCGGGGACGTCGCCCTTGGGCGTGCCCGTGAACGTCAGCTCCGCCGCCGGGCCCTCGCCCGTGACGTCGCAGAGGATGATCTGCCCCGCGGCGATCTCGCCGTAGAGGATCTTCTCCGACAGCACGTCCTCGATGTCCCGCTGGATCGTCCGACGCAGCGGCCGGGCCCCCAGCACGGGGTCGTACCCGCGGACCGCGAGCAGGGCCTTGGCCGCCGGCGTGAGCTCGAGGGCCATGTCCTGGTCCCGGAGCCGGCTGTCGAGCTTGGCCAGCATGAGGTCGACGATCTGGACGATCTCCTCCTGCGTGAGCTGGGGGAAGACCACCGTGTCGTCGACGCGGTTGAGGAACTCGGGGCGGAAGTGCTGCTTGAGCTCGTCCGCGACCTTGCGCTTCATCCGGTCGTAGTCGGTCGACAGGTCGCCGCCGGCCTGGAAGCCCATCTGCAGGCCCTTGGCGATGTCCCGCGTGCCGAGGTTCGTCGTCATGATGATCACGGTGTTCTTGAAGTCCACCGTGCGGCCCTGGCTGTCGGTGAGCCGGCCGTCCTCGAGGATTTGCAGCAGCGAGTTGAAGATGTCGGCGTGGGCCTTCTCCACCTCGTCGAAGAGGACGACCGAGAACGGACGACGGCGGACCTTCTCGGTGAGCTGGCCGCCCTCCTCGTAGCCGACGTACCCGGGGGGCGAGCCGAACAGCCGCGAGACGGTGTGCTTCTCGGAGAACTCGCTCATGTCGAGCTGGATGAGCGCGTCCTCGTCGCCGAAGAGGAACTCCGCGAGGGCCTTGGCGAGCTCGGTCTTCCCGACGCCGGTGGGGCCGGCGAAGATGAACGAGCCGCCCGGGCGCTTCGGGTCCTTGAGGCCGGCGCGGGTGCGCCGGATCGCCTGGGAGAGCGCCTTGATGGCGTCCTCCTGGCCGATGACCCGCTTGTGGAGCTCGTCCTCCATGTGGAGGAGACGGCTGGACTCCTCCTCGGTGAGCTTGACGATCGGGATGCCCGTGGCGATGGCCAGCACCTCGGCGACGAGCTCCTCGTCCACCTCGGCGACGACGTCCATGTCACCGGCCTTCCACTGCTTCTCCCGCTCGCCGCGGGCGGCGAGCAGCTTCTTCTCGTCGTCGCGCAGCGAGGCGGCCTTCTCGAAGTCCTGCGCGTCGATCGCGGACTCCTTCTCGCGGCGGACGCCGGCGATCTTCTCGTCGAAGTCGCGCAGGTCCGGCGGCGCCGTCATCCGGCGGATGCGCAGCCGCGCGCCCGCCTCGTCGATGAGGTCGATCGCCTTGTCCGGCAGGAAGCGGTCGTTGACGTACCGGTCGGCGAGGTTCGCCGCCGCGACGAGGGCGCCGTCCGTGATCGAGACGCGGTGGTGCGCCTCGTAGCGGTCCCGCAGGCCCTTGAGGATCTCGATGGCCTGGGCGAGCGTGGGCTCGGCCACCTGGATCGGCTGGAAGCGGCGCTCGAGCGCCGAGTCCTTCTCGATGTGCTTGCGGTACTCGTCGAGCGTCGTGGCGCCGATGGTCTGCAGCTCGCCGCGGGCCAGCATCGGCTTGAGGATGCTGGCGGCGTCGATGGCGCCCTCGGCCGCGCCCGCCCCGACGAGCGTGTGGATCTCGTCGATGAACAGGACGATGTCGCCGCGGGTGCGGATCTCCTTGAGCACCTTCTTGAGGCGCTCCTCGAAGTCACCGCGGTAGCGGCTGCCGGCGACGAGCGCGCCGAGGTCGAGGGTGTAGAGCTGCTTGTCCTTCAGCGTCTCCGGGACCTCGCCCTTGTGGACGGCCTGCGCGAGGCCCTCCACGACGGCCGTCTTGCCGACGCCGGGCTCGCCGATCAGCACGGGGTTGTTCTTCGTGCGGCGCGAGAGCACCTGCATGACGCGCTCGATCTCCTTGGCGCGCCCGATGACCGGGTCGAGCTTGCCCTCGCGCGCGGCCTGCGTGAGGTTGCGGCCGAACTGGTCGAGGACGAGCGAGCCGGCGGGCGTGCCCTCCGCGGGGCCGCCGGCCGCGGCCGGCTCCTTGCCCTGGTAGCCGGACAGCAGCTGCAGCACCTGCTGGCGGACGCGGTTGAGGTCGGCGCCCAGCTTCACGAGGACCTGGGCGGCGACGCCCTCGCCCTCGCGGATGAGCCCGAGCAGGATGTGCTCGGTGCCGATGTAGTTGTGGCCCAGCTGCAGCGCCTCGCGCAGGCTCAGCTCGAGGACCTTCTTGGCGCGGGGGGTGAAGGGGATGTGCCCGGACGGGGCCTGCTGGCCCTGGCCGATGATCTCCTGCACCTGCTCGCGCACCGAGTCCAGCGAGATGCCCAGCGACTCGAGCGCCTTGGCGGCGACACCCTCGCCCTCGTGGATGAGCCCGAGGAGGATGTGCTCGGTGCCGATGTAGTTGTGGTTGAGCATCCGGGCCTCTTCTTGGGCCAGGACGACGACTCGACGAGCTCGGTCGGTGAACCTCTCGAACATGTGGCACTCCTCGCGGACGACCTCAGCGAGCGGAGGGCTCTCCCCCAGGCTGCGTCGTTCGATGCTATCCCCGGGGTGGGACGACGCCCGGGCCGTGCAGGACACGTCCACCCGCACGGTCCCGGGGTCACCGGGTCGTACGGCTCAACGCGGCACCGGCGCAGGGGTGTTCCGGTCGCCTCGTTCGCCCTGGGCGTAGGTCCCCGGGCGCCGTCCGCGTCCCCGACGACCTCCCGCCGGGCGGTCCGCGACGCACGACGCCCCGGCCCCCTCGCGGGAGGGCCGGGGCGTCGGGGCGTGGGGGACGGCGTCAGCGGACCCCGGAGCCGCGACGCTTGGCGTACACGGCGAAGGCGACGGCCAGCAGCAGCACGAGGCCGCGGATGATCGACTGCGTCGACTGCTCGACGCCGAGCAGCTGCATGCCGTTGCTCATGACGGCCATGATCAGGCCGCCGACGATGGCGCCGACGACCGTGCCGACGCCGCCCGTCACCGCCGCACCGCCGATGAAGGCGGCCGCGATGGCGTCGAGCTCGAACATGTTGCCGGCGGCGGGCTGGGCGCCGTTGGAGCGCGAGGAGTAGATGATCCCCGCGACCGCGGACAGGAAGCCCATGTTGACGAACACCCAGAAGTTGATCTTGCGGGTGTTGACGCCGGAGAGCTGCGCCGCGCTGAGGTTGCCGCCGATGGCGTAGATCTGGCGGCCGAAGATCGTCGACTTCGTCACCGCGGCGTACACGAGGATCAGCACGGCCAGGACGATGAGGACGACCGGCAGGCCGCGGCTCGTGGCCAGCTGCCACGCGAAGGCCATGACGACGGCGGCCACGACGAGGAGCTTGAGCACGAAGAGCGGCATCGACTCGACCTGCTGGGCGTAGGCCTGGCGGGCGCGGCGGGCCCGCAGCTGCGTGACCGCGTAGCCGGCGACGGCGACCGCGAAGACCACGAGCGTGAAGACGTCGTAGCCGTAGCCGCCGAACCAGCCGTTGAGGAAGCCGCTGGCCACCTGCTGGTACTGCTCGGGGAAGGGCGACAGCGAGACGTTGTCGAGCACCCGCAGCGTCATGCCGCGGAACAGCAGCATGCCGGCGAGGGTGACGATGAAGGCCGGGATGCCGATGTAGGCCACCCAGAACCCGTGCCAGGCCCCGACGAGGAGGCCGACGACGAGCGCGGCCACCATGCCGACCCACCAGGGCATGCCCTGCTGGATGACGAGCACGGCGGAGACAGCGCCGGTCAGCGCCACCACGGACCCGACCGAGAGGTCGATGTGCCCCGCGATGATGACCATGACCATGCCGATGGCCAGCACGAGGATGTAGCTGTACTGCAGGACGAGGTTCGTGAGGTTGCTCGGGCTGAGCAGCACCCCGTCCGTGCGCCAGGTGAAGAGCAGGACGATCGCCACGAAGGCGAGGTAGATGCCGCTCGTGCGGACGTTGTCGCGCATGAGCGTGAGGACGTTGGACGTCCGTCGCGGCGCCGCCGGGGCGGGCGGGCGGGCGCCGCCGTCGCCGGCGGGGGCGCTGCCCGCCAGGTCCTGGGTGCTGGTCATCGGGCGTCCTCCATCGACGTCGTCATGAGGGTCATGAGCCTCTCCTGCGAGGCATCGGCCACGGGGAGCTCGCCGGTGATGCGTCCCTCGGCGAGCGTGTAGATGCGGTCGCACGTGCCGAGGAGCTCGGGCAGCTCGGACGAGATGACCACGACCGCCTTCCCGGCGGCGACGAGCCTGTTGATGATCGTGTAGATCTCGTACTTCGCGCCGACGTCGATGCCGCGGGTGGGCTCGTCGAGCACCAGCACGTCGGGGTCCGCGAAGATCCACTTCGACAGGACGACCTTCTGCTGGTTGCCGCCGGAGAGCTTGCCGGTCACCGACATGACGGTGGGCGCCTTGATGTTCATGCTCTGCCGGCTGCCCTCGGCGACCTTGACCTCCTCGTTGGCGTCCACCCAGCCGCGGTTGCTCAGCTTGCCGAGGGCGGCGGCGGAGACGTTGCGGCGGATGTCCTCGATGAGGTTGAGCCCGTAGTGCTTGCGGTCCTCGGTGGCGTAGGCGATGCCGTGCTTGATGGCCTCGCCGACCGTCCGCGCGCTGATCTCCCGGCCGTCCTTGTAGAGACGGCCGGTGATGTCGCGCCCGTACGAGCGCCCGAAGATGCTCATGGCGAGCTCGGTCCGCCCGGCGCCCATGAGGCCGGCGATGCCGACGACCTCGCCGGCGCGGACGGTGATCGAGGCCCCGTCGACGACCTTGCGGTCCTGCGTCGGGTGCCACACCGTCCAGTCCTCGACCCGCAGGACCTCCTCCCCCGGGGAGGAGACGCGGTCGGGGAAGCGGTTCTCGAGGTCCCGCCCGACCATCCCGCGGATGATGCGGGCCTGGTCGACGTCGCCGGCGTGCATGTCGAGCGTCTCGACCGTGCGGCCGTCGCGGATGATCGTCGTCGAGTCGGCGATGGCCGAGATCTCGTCGAGCTTGTGCGAGATGATGATCGCGGTGATGCCCTCGGCCACGAGCTGCCGGATGAGCCCCAGAAGGTGCTCGGAGTCCGTGTCGTTGAGGGCCGCGGTCGGCTCGTCGAGGATGAGGAGCCTGACGTCCTTCGTCAGCGCCTTGGCGATCTCGACGAGCTGCTGCTTGCCGACGCCGAGCTGGCCGACGGGCGTCGTGACGTTCTCGTCCAGCCCCACCCGGCGGAGGAGGCGCGCCGCCTCCGCGTTGGTGCGGTGCCAGTCGATCATCCCGGTCCGGCCGGTCTGCTCGTTGCCGAGGAAGATGTTCTCGGCGATGGAGAGGTACGGCACCAGGGCGAGCTCCTGGTGGATGATGACGATGCCGCGGCTCTCGCTGTCGCTGATGGAGCGGAAGTCGCCGCGCTGCCCGTCGAAGGTGATCTCGCCCTCGTAGCTGCCGGCCGGGTACACCCCGGAGAGCACCTTCATGAGGGTCGACTTCCCCGCGCCGTTCTCGCCGCAGATGGCGTGCACCTCGCCGCGGCGCACCGAGAGGGTGACGTCGGAGAGGGCCTTCACGCCGGGGAAGGTCTTGGTGATGGAGCTCATGGTGAGGATGTCGTCCACGCCGGTCCTGTCCTGTCAGCCGTGGTGGGTGCTGCGGTGGTGCGGCCCCTCGTGGGGCACGGGGGTCGCGGTCCCGGCCGGGCGGTGCGCCCGGCCGGGACCGCGGGAGGCGGGTCAGCCGTCGGCCTGCCCGGCCTCGACCTCCTCGGCCGTGTAGTAGCCCGTGTCGATCAGCGCGGTCTGGATGGTGTCCGCGTAGACGATCTCGGTGGGCAGCAGGAACGAGGGGACGACCTTGACGCCGTTGTTGTAGGTCTCGGTGTCGTTGGCCTCGGGCTCCTCGCCCTCGACGAGCGAGCCCGCCGCGGTGACCGCCTGGTCGGCGAGCAGGCGGGTGTCCTTGAAGATCGTCGAGCTCTGCACGCCGTCGGCGATGAGCTTGACGGACGCGATCTCGGCGTCCTGGCCCGTGACGACGGGCAGGGGGCGGTCGCCCGAGCCGTAGCCGCGGTTCTGCAGGGCGGTGAGGATGCCGCGGGAGATGCCGTCGTAGGGCGACAGCACGCCGTCCAGCTGCTCGCCGCCGTTGTACGAGCCCGTCAGCAGCGTCTCCATGCGGCTCTGCGCCGTCTCCTGCTGCCAGCGCAGCGTGGCGGCCTGCTCGATGGTCGTCTGGCCCGACCCGACGACGAGCGTGCCGTCGTCGATGAGGGGCTGGAGGACGCTCATCGCGCCGTTCCAGAAGAAGGTGGCGTTGTTGTCGTCGAGCGAGCCCGCGAAGAGCTCGACCGTGAAGGGGCCCTGGTTCTCGCCCGGGGAGCCGTCCTCGGTGAGGTAGCCGAGGCCGGTGAGCAGCGCCGTGGCCTGCTGGACCCCGACCTCCTCGTTGTCGAACGTCACGTAGAAGTCGACGTTGTCGCTGTCGCGGATGAGCCGGTCGTAGCTGATGACGGGGATGCCCGCGTCGGCCGCCGCCTGGAGCTGGCCGGCGAGGGCCGTGCCGTCGATCGCCGCGATGATGAGGGCGTCCGCGCCCTGCGTGATCATCTGGTCGACCTGCTGCGACTGGGTGGGGATGTCGTCGCCCGCGAACTGCAGGTCGACGTCGTAGCCGGCGTCGGTGAGACCGGTCTCGACCGCCTCGCCGTCGGCGATCCAGCGCTCGGACGTCTGCGTCGGCATCGAGACGCCGACCGTCAGCTGCTCGTCGCCGCCGCCGTCGCCGCCCGCGGCGCCGCCGCCGCCGGCCGCCCCGCCGCCGCCGCCCGCGCCGCTGCCGCCGCAGCCGGCGAGACCCAGCACGAGCGCGGTGCCCGCCGCCACGGCGAAGCTGGTGGTGCTCCTCATCGCTCTCCTCCTCGAGAACACCCGTCCCGACCGGCCCTCGTGGCCGGTCGTCGACGGCGGCAGGGTGCCGCCGCGACGGGCATGTGAGCGATAACGGTAGGTCACGCGGGGAGGTGCACGGGGCCATCCGGTGGAGGGGTGCGCCACACGGTGACGGCGCCCGGGCACGCGAAGCGGGACGAGAACGGCCATCCGGGCCGGCGGCGCGGCGGACGGCGACGGACGCTCCGCCGTCCGGGTGACGGGCTCAGCCGCGGTCGGCCGCGGGCGGTGACGCCGGGCCGTCCGGGGACGGCCCGGCGTCCCGCGGTGCCCTCGCGCCGTCACCCGTCGTCGAGCCGCCGTCGCCGTCGGCGCGAGCCCGCAGGTAGCGGCGCCCGTCCGAGTTGACGACCGTCTCCCAGGCCCCCGCGTGGGCCGCCCGCGACGCCCCCGCGGCGTCCCGACGCGCGGCCGACGGGTCGTCGTGACGGCCCAGCTCCGCCGGGCCGAAGAGCTTCTTGAGGGACGCCTCGAGCCTCGCCAGCGGCGAGGGCCGGCCCCGACGCGCGCTCAGCGGCGCGCCAGCCGACGGCCGCCGCCGGTCCCGGCGTCGAGCCCGTAGTGGGCGAGGACCCCGGGCTCGTCCTCGGCCAGCAGCTCGCCGTCGGTGTCGATGGACGGGGCGTCCTTGACGACCGCCTTGGACCAGGCGACCTTGAGGTAGTCGGGCCCGACGGTCGCGCCCGCGAAGGGCACGAAGGTCAGCTTCCGCCGGCCGACGAAGCCGGTGAGGACCGTGCCGAAGGCGGGCTGGTCGGTCGCCGTGTCGACGTAGACGGCCTCGAGCTCGCCGATCTTCTCGCCGTCCTGGTCCACCACGCGCTGCCCGCGCCACTCACGGATGTCGGCTGCCTCGAACACGGGTCTCCTCCTCGCCGCCCCTGGCGGGGCCGCCGTCGCCGGCCGGACGACCGGTGCGGCCAGCCTAGGAGCGGGCTCCCTCGCCCGCCCGCCGCGCCGGGCGACCGCCGGGACGGGTCCGCCGGCGGGCGTGGCTAGGGTCGCGCCGTGCACCCCAGCGGCGAGCAGCACGTACTGCAGCACGGCGGCCTGCGCGCCGTCGTCACCGAGGTGGGGGCGACCCTCCGGTCCCTCACCGACGAGGGCCGGGACCTCGTGGTCCCCTTCGGCGAGGAGGAGGTGCGCCCCGTGTTCCGGGGCGCCGTCCTCGTGCCGTGGCCCAACCGCGTCGTCGACGGCCGGTGGCGGCTGGACGGGGTCGGCGGGCAGTCCGGCGTCGAGCACCAGCTGGCGCTCACGGAGCCGCCGCGCGGGCACGCGCTCCACGGCCTGCTCGCGTGGTCGCCCTTCGTCCGCACCGGCGGCGGCACGGGCGACGCGGCGGACGTCGTCGTCCTCTCCGCCCGCGTGGTGCCGCAGCAGGGGTACCCCTTCGCCGTCGACGTCGACGTCACCTACCGCCTCGACGCGGACGGGCTCACGACGACCGTCACCGGCACCGGCCGCTCGGCCGACCCCGCGCCGTGGGGCTGCGGGCCGCACCCGTACCTCACGACCGGCAGCGGGCGGGTGGACGACTGGACGGGCACCGCCCCCGCCGGCTCCTACCTCGAGGCCCTCGGCGAGCGGATGCTCCCCGGCGAGGTCCGGCCCGTCGACGGCACGCCCCGGGACCTGCGCGGCGGTCGCCCCCTCGCGGGCGTCGAGCTGGACGACGCGCTGACCGACCTCGTCCCCGACGACGACGGCCTCGTCCGGGCCGGGGTCGTGGGCCCGGACGGGCTCGGCAGCGAGGTCGTCTGGGACCCCCGCGTGCTCCCGTGGCTGCAGGTCCACACCGCCGACCGGCCCGAGCCGGCGCTGGACCGGGCGGGCCTGGCGCTCGAGCCGATGACCTGCCCGCCCGACGCGCTCAACAGCGGCGTCGGCGTGCAGCGCCTGGCCGACGGCGAGAGCGCCTCCGCGAGCTGGACGATCAGGCCGGTGCGCCCCGCCTGAGCCCGGCCCGGGCACTGCCCCGACCGGCCCCGGACGCGACGACGCCCCGGACCACGCGGTGGTCCGGGGCGTCGTCGTGCGGGGCGGCTCAGCCGTTGGCGGCCTTGTAGGCCTCGAGGACCGTGCCGGAGATGCGGCCGCGCTCGCTGACGGTGTGGCCGTTCTCGCGGGCCCACTCGCGCACGGCGGCCGTGTCGACGCCGCTCGCGGACGAGCCGCCGGACGAGCGGCTGCTGCTGCCGGTGCTGCGGCGGGAGGAGCGGGCGCTGCCGCCGGACTTGCGGGCGTGGCCGACCCAGGGGGCCAGCGCGTCGCGCAGCTGCGCCGCGCGCTCGCTCGTGAGGTCGATCTCGTAGCTCACGCCGTCCAGGGCGAAGGTGACGGTCTCGTCGGCCTCACCGCCCTCGACGTCGTCGATGAGGATGACCTTCGTCTTCTGCGCCATTCCCTGCTCCTGACTCGTGGGTGCCGGGGCCGGTGCGCCGGTGGAAATCTCCCCCGAGTGGCAGCGCCATTTCCCGTGATGTCGCGGGAAGGATGGCAGCGAGGATCACCGCCGTCAAAAACAAGCGGTTGCGCATTACCACCCGAACGGGTGTCAGGACTTGTCGGCGCCCTTGTCGGCGTCGTCCGCGGCCTCGTGGCGACGCCGGGCGGCCAGCCTCTCCTCGGCCTCCAGCCGTGCCTGCGCGGACCGCTCGTCGCGGTCGGCGGAGATCATCTTGCGCACGACGACGACGAAGAGCGCGCACACGGCCGCCGAGGGCAGGAGCGCCGCGACCACCGGCCAGATGTCGTCCACCCGTCCAGGGTAGGCCGCGGTGCGGAGCGGTCCCGACCACCTCGCGCCGGACGGCGCCGGCCGGTCCCCCGGCGGGCGCGCCGCGTCAGCGGGGGCGCACGAGCGGGAAGAGCACCGTCTCCCGGATGCCCAGGCCGGTGACGGCCATGAGCAGGCGGTCGACTCCCATCCCGACGCCGCCCGTGGGCGGCATGCCCGTCTCCATCGCCGCGAGGAAGTCCTCGTCGAGGACCATCGCCTCGTCGTCGCCCGCGGCCCCCAGCCGGGCCTGCTCGACGAGCCGCTCCCGCTGGACGACGGGGTCGACGAGCTCGGAGTAGCCCGTGGCGAGCTCGAAGCCGCGGACGTAGAGGTCCCACTTCTCGACGACGCCCGGCTCGGTGCGGTGCGCGCGCACCAGCGGCGAGGTGTCCACCGGGAAGTCGCGGACGAAGGTCGGGCCCGTGAGCGTGGGCGCGACGACCTCCTCCCAGAGGTGCTCGACGACCTTGCCGTGCCGGCGCTCCGCCGGGTCGTCGCCGACGGGGTGGCCGAGGCGGTCGGCGAGCGCCAGCAGCTCCTCGACGGGTGTGGCGGCGGAGAGCGTCCGCCCGACGGCCTCGGACAGCGAGCCGTACATCGTCACGGAGGTCCAGGCCCCGCCGAGGTCGTCCGTGCTGCCGTCGGCGAGCGTCACCGTCGTCGAGCCGCAGGCGGCGACGGCCGCGGCCTGCACGAGCTCCCGGGTGAGGTCCGCCATGACGTCGTAGTCCGCGTACGCCTCGTACATCTCGAGCATCGCGAACTCGGGGCTGTGGGTGGAGTCAGCGCCCTCGTTGCGGAAGTTCCGGTTGATCTCGAAGACGCGCTCGAGACCGCCGACGACGCACCGCTTGAGGAACAGCTCGGGGGCGATGCGGAGGAAGAGCTCG
This sequence is a window from Pseudokineococcus lusitanus. Protein-coding genes within it:
- a CDS encoding PRC-barrel domain-containing protein, which encodes MFEAADIREWRGQRVVDQDGEKIGELEAVYVDTATDQPAFGTVLTGFVGRRKLTFVPFAGATVGPDYLKVAWSKAVVKDAPSIDTDGELLAEDEPGVLAHYGLDAGTGGGRRLARR
- the lysS gene encoding lysine--tRNA ligase, translated to MTDAPRPAETTDPSGPTAAAGSTEQEQVRREKRARILAEGGDPYPVGVPRTTTLAAVRSRHEGLGAQEVTEDDVAVTGRVVFQRGRGKLFFAVLQEGDGTRLQVMLAQDARPDRGLPVGVGADALTAWKADVDIGDHVSVEGRVVTSGTGELSVLASGWRMASKALRPLPNLYEGAEMSEEARVRARYVDLVVRQRARDVVRTRSAVVRSLRHELEGRGYLEVETPMLQTLHGGASARPFVTRSNAFDLELFLRIAPELFLKRCVVGGLERVFEINRNFRNEGADSTHSPEFAMLEMYEAYADYDVMADLTRELVQAAAVAACGSTTVTLADGSTDDLGGAWTSVTMYGSLSEAVGRTLSAATPVEELLALADRLGHPVGDDPAERRHGKVVEHLWEEVVAPTLTGPTFVRDFPVDTSPLVRAHRTEPGVVEKWDLYVRGFELATGYSELVDPVVQRERLVEQARLGAAGDDEAMVLDEDFLAAMETGMPPTGGVGMGVDRLLMAVTGLGIRETVLFPLVRPR
- a CDS encoding histone-like nucleoid-structuring protein Lsr2, which gives rise to MAQKTKVILIDDVEGGEADETVTFALDGVSYEIDLTSERAAQLRDALAPWVGHARKSGGSARSSRRSTGSSSRSSGGSSASGVDTAAVREWARENGHTVSERGRISGTVLEAYKAANG
- a CDS encoding aldose 1-epimerase family protein yields the protein MHPSGEQHVLQHGGLRAVVTEVGATLRSLTDEGRDLVVPFGEEEVRPVFRGAVLVPWPNRVVDGRWRLDGVGGQSGVEHQLALTEPPRGHALHGLLAWSPFVRTGGGTGDAADVVVLSARVVPQQGYPFAVDVDVTYRLDADGLTTTVTGTGRSADPAPWGCGPHPYLTTGSGRVDDWTGTAPAGSYLEALGERMLPGEVRPVDGTPRDLRGGRPLAGVELDDALTDLVPDDDGLVRAGVVGPDGLGSEVVWDPRVLPWLQVHTADRPEPALDRAGLALEPMTCPPDALNSGVGVQRLADGESASASWTIRPVRPA